One Gadus chalcogrammus isolate NIFS_2021 chromosome 4, NIFS_Gcha_1.0, whole genome shotgun sequence DNA segment encodes these proteins:
- the LOC130380503 gene encoding bestrophin-3-like — protein sequence MTVTYSSRVANATFFGFHRLLLRWRGSIYKLLYREFFIFALLYIVLSLVYRFVLSVDQKRFFEKLSLYCDRYAEQIPVTFILGFYVTLVVNRWWNQFINLPWPDRLMFLITSCVQGRDEYGRLLRRTMMRYVNLTSILIFRSVSTTVCKRFPTIEHVVEAGFMTPEERKLFENINSPHLKYWVPVVWFTNLAAKARKEGRIQDSVDLQAILKEMNKFRTWCSTLFGYDWVGIPLVYTQVVTLAVYTFFIACLIGRQFLDPSQGYPGNDLDLYVPIFTLLQFFFYSGWLKVAEQLINPFGEDDDDFETNWIIDRNLQVSLLAVDEMHMNMPHLTRDIYWDDAAAQPPYTVAAADYCIPSFLGSTTDMGLSDILQFDEADLTDGRPRQQESVSAHRQDSVLGHVRRMLSVQEPPELVPPRPGFKRHSSDATGTFFPFMPNYRVHPGGEGRAPPHTPLPSQGDTLDTLRELSSPISRDSQAPPQLPKVVITPSASRKPGPQLGPKRFRWSIPKDRDPRGGGVPARPTGPRGRQTSFQFSRKSSRLSVRSLPSPTGLERRGGDLYRDPGSPDPGALSQKGPLEDPGPVAQIQEGTVAQSHAGPWQAGPQEADLQGLAGGLP from the exons ATGACTGTGACCTACTCCAGTAGGGTTGCTAATGCTACATTCTTTGGTTTCCATCGCCTGCTGCTGCGGTGGAGGGGCAGCATCTACAAGCTGCTCTACCGAGAGTTCTTCATCTTCGCCCTGCTCTACATCGTCCTCAGCCTGGTCTACAG GTTTGTCTTGTCTGTCGACCAGAAGAGGTTCTTTGAGAAGCTCAGCCTTTACTGTGACAGATACGCTGAGCAGATACCAGTCACTTTCATCCTGG GTTTCTATGTGACTCTGGTGGTGAATCGCTGGTGGAACCAGTTTATCAATCTGCCCTGGCCTGATAGACTCATGTTCCTTATcaccag ctgTGTCCAGGGCCGGGATGAGTACGGCCGGCTGCTCCGTCGGACCATGATGCGCTACGTCAACCTCACCTCCATCCTCATCTTCCGCTCCGTGAGCACCACCGTCTGCAAGCGCTTCCCCACCATCGAGCACGTGGTGGAGGCAG gctTCATGACTCCTGAGGAGCGGAAGCTGTTTGAGAACATCAACTCTCCTCACCTGAAGTACTGGGTCCCCGTGGTCTGGTTCACCAACCTGGCCGCAAAGGCCCGCAAGGAGGGCCGCATCCAGGACAGCGTGGACCTGCAGGCAATCCTCAAG GAAATGAATAAGTTCAGAACTTGGTGTTCCACGCTGTTTGGGTACGACTGGGTTGGAATCCCCCTGGTTTATACACAG gtggtgaCTCTGGCGGTCTATACCTTCTTCATCGCGTGTCTGATTGGCCGGCAGTTCCTTGACCCCTCCCAGGGTTACCCGGGTAACGACCTCGACCTCTACGTCCCCATCTTCACCCTGCTGCAGTTCTTCTTCTACTCTGGATGGCTAAAg GTAGCGGAGCAGCTCATCAACCCGTTCGGCGAGGATGATGACGACTTCGAGACCAACTGGATCATCGACCGCAACCTGCAG GTGTCCCTGCTGGCAGTGGATGAGATGCACATGAACATGCCCCATCTGACCCGGGACATATACTGGGACGACGCGGCCGCCCAGCCCCCCTACACGGTGGCCGCCGCCGACTACTGCATCCCCTCCTTCCTGGGCTCCACCACCGACATGGG acTGTCTGATATCCTTCAGTTTGATGAGGCGGATCTGACAGACGGTCGCCCGCGGCAACAGGAATCTGTTTCTGCTCATCGTCAAGATTCG GTCCTGGGTCACGTCCGGCGAATGCTCAGCGTCCAGGAGCCTCCAGAGCTGGTCCCCCCGCGACCCGGGTTCAAACGCCACAGCAGCGACGCCACCGGAACCTTCTTCCCCTTCATGCCCAACTACAG GGTCCACCCCGGTGGGGAGGGCCGGGCTCcgccccacacacccctcccctctcaagGAGACACCTTGGACACGCTGAGAGAGCTCAGCAGCCCCATCTCCCGGGACTCCCAAGCACCCCCCCAACTCCCCAAGGTTGTCATCACCCCCTCGGCCTCCCGGAAGCCTGGGCCTCAG TTGGGTCCTAAGAGGTTTCGTTGGAGCATCCCTAAAGACCGGGACCCCCGCGGCGGGGGGGTCCCGGCGCGGCccacggggccccggggccgccaGACCTCCTTCCAGTTCTCCAGAAAGTCATCCAGGCTGTCGGTACGAAGCCTGCCCAGCCCCACGGgcctggagaggagggggggggacctctACAGGGACCCCGGCTCACCCGACCCCGGAGCCCTGAGCCAGAAGGGCCCCCTGGAGGACCCCGGCCCCGTCGCCCAGATCCAGGAGGGCACCGTCGCCCAGAGCCATGCGGGCCCCTGGCAGGCGGGCCCCCAGGAGGCCGACCTGCAGGGCCTGGCCGGGGGGCTGCCTTAG
- the LOC130381833 gene encoding tetraspanin-8-like: MAVNKTIKYLLFFFNFLFWVSGCIILGVSIYLKVSKDGNAVTGEALPGVGLMIAIGVIIMLLGFLGCCGAIRENRCLLLLFFISLLLIFILLLAAGIVAAVDKDKVNDWTKERLNDLVPLQDQTAEIKTDVQKLEAELKCCGLAKGPEDWGGAIPSSCNCNDTSQPCKTIAGHMVYTTPCSTLIIRVLEDNMVVVLGIAFAIAILLIFGMAFAMTLYCQIGKKEGPTTA; the protein is encoded by the exons ATGGCTGTAAATAAGACCATCAAGTACCTGCTCTTCTTCTTCAACTTCCTGTTCTGG GTGAGCGGCTGCATCATCCTGGGAGTCTCCATCTACCTGAAGGTCAGCAAGGATGGAAACGCG GTCACGGGCGAGGCGCTGCCCGGGGTGGGCCTGATGATCGCCATCGGGGTCATCATCATGCTGCTGGGCTTCCTGGGCTGCTGCGGGGCCATCAGGGAGAAccgctgcctgctgctgctg TTCTTCATCAGTctgctcctcatcttcatcctgCTGCTGGCCGCGGGCATCGTGGCCGCCGTGGACAAGGATAAG gttaatGACTGGACTAAGGAGCGTCTCAACGACCTCGTTCCTCTCCAAGATCAAACCGCTGAGATCAAGACGGACGTCCAGAAACTAGAGGCAGAG TTGAAGTGCTGTGGTCTGGCGAAGGGACCAGAGGACTGGGGCGGTGCGATCCCCTCCTCATGTAACTGTAACGACACCAGCCAGCCCTGCAAGACCATCGCCGGCCACATGGTCTACACAACC CCGTGCTCAACCCTTATCATACGGGTCCTGGAGGAcaacatggtggtggtgttggggatcGCCTTCGCCATCGCCATCCTGCtg ATCTTCGGCATGGCGTTTGCGATGACTCTCTACTGCCAGATCGGTAAGAAGGAGGGGCCAACGACGGCCTAG